A part of Desulfobacter sp. genomic DNA contains:
- the aroL gene encoding shikimate kinase AroL, with translation MLPVFLVGYRCTGKTTIGRLLARALGRPFVDTDTALEARFNISIAQMVANKGWDHFREMENRVLTSLDISSAPVVATGGGIILAEKNRVWIHDSGICVWLHADVSTLLSRLSKDAELTDHRPDLTGHSLEEETREMLDIRTPLYREMAQIIVDTARYTPEDAAHHIIRRLENERL, from the coding sequence TTGTTGCCTGTGTTCCTCGTCGGCTACCGGTGTACAGGCAAAACCACCATCGGCAGGCTTCTGGCCCGGGCCCTCGGCCGCCCCTTTGTGGATACAGATACCGCCCTTGAGGCCCGGTTCAATATTTCCATTGCCCAAATGGTTGCAAACAAGGGCTGGGACCATTTCCGGGAAATGGAAAACCGGGTGCTGACCTCCCTGGATATCTCTTCGGCACCGGTGGTGGCCACAGGCGGCGGTATTATCCTGGCGGAGAAAAACAGGGTGTGGATTCATGATTCCGGCATCTGTGTATGGCTCCATGCCGATGTGTCCACACTGCTATCCAGATTGTCCAAAGACGCAGAACTAACGGATCACCGACCGGACCTCACCGGCCACAGCCTGGAAGAGGAGACCCGTGAGATGCTGGACATCAGAACGCCATTATACCGGGAAATGGCCCAAATAATTGTAGACACGGCCCGATATACACCTGAAGACGCGGCCCACCACATCATAAGGAGGCTTGAAAATGAGCGGCTCTAG